tatatctatatatatatatatatagtaaatcaTGATATATGGAATTAACTTGTATTAATGTTAAGAGAAATTCTTAAAGTGCTTAACTACTAATGTCACTTATATTGTTCTTATTACGAGCTAAGTCACACCTTAATAAGTCATATTCTCATTAGTTGTGACTATGTCTGTATGTACTACTTAACTAAAGCTTTTGAATTTCATTAATCTAAATAAAAGCTGAGAGAACAGGTAACCAAACCAAATTCAAACCCAAAGTAAATAGGATGACACGAAGATCCCCCTGTAACAATGATGGACACGAACTTATGATGTTGTTATACCAAGATGGCTTTATCCCTGAAGGGTTTTCAACCGGTCCAGCAGCAAAAGAATTTGCAGTCCTAGGCACCATGGTGAAACAAGAGGGGATTCCCAAGTATGAAGAGAAGTTTTTCTTCCTATTTGgttgatcatcatcatcacttgTGCATAGCTCATTGTTTCCTCTCACATCCAACCTCTTACCAAGCTTTGTGATGAAGTATTCAGGAAGCTCTAGAACCCCACTTAGATTATTGTAGCTTATATTCAATTGATCTAAGTTTGGGAGTAACCCCAAAACTTTAGGAACTGGCCCACTGAGTCTGTTGTTACCTAAGGAAATAGCTGTAAGATTCTTCAATGAAAAAAAGATGTTTGGTAAAGGACCATTCAATTCACACCCTGACAAGCTCAATGATTTGAGCTTATTAAGCTTCCCTATGAACAGTGGTACCCTTTCTTTAATGGGGTTGTTATCAATGATTAAATACTCCAAAACCTCCATACCTGACAAAGTTTCAGGAATAGGCCCTTCAATGAAATTATGACTCAGATCAAGCAACACTAACCTCTTGAGATTTCCCAAATCATGAGGAATGTTCCCAACAAGCATGTTAGAGTGCAAATCCATCTTCTGAAGGAGTTGAAGTTGTCCTATAGAATGAGGAATAGCCCCTTCAATTGAATTCCAACTCAGGTCCAAAATGGTCATCTTCTTCAGTTTTCCAATTTCCATGGGGATTGAACCATTCAAGTTGTTGTAACTAAGGTCAAGTTGTTCAAGACAAACCAAACCACCAAGCTTGCTTGGGATGTTACCTTGTAAGCTGTTCTGTGACAAACTCAGGACCCTAAGAGAACCAACATCTCCCAAACTCGTAGGTATCTCACCAGAAAGAGATGGATTGTTTTCCAAAGCAAGGTTTTCCAATGAAGAGAAAGTACCAAAGAGTGTGTTTGGTAGAGTGATCACTTGTGAAGAAGCAACAAAACAGTTGAAGAGTGAAAGGGTTTTGAGATAATTGAGTTTAAGCAAGGATTGTGATAGGTAAGCGGATTTT
The genomic region above belongs to Arachis duranensis cultivar V14167 chromosome 3, aradu.V14167.gnm2.J7QH, whole genome shotgun sequence and contains:
- the LOC107482015 gene encoding receptor like protein 29-like; translated protein: MGSSTSLALVLFLVFAGEIMTSEGIRRSNTQNNKGQRMVAPMEEDELLALFEVMSGLLEDPEWAQAHPQPCTDTPWPGLECEVSTTDPPIFHVTKIHVGPDILSPPCKKSAYLSQSLLKLNYLKTLSLFNCFVASSQVITLPNTLFGTFSSLENLALENNPSLSGEIPTSLGDVGSLRVLSLSQNSLQGNIPSKLGGLVCLEQLDLSYNNLNGSIPMEIGKLKKMTILDLSWNSIEGAIPHSIGQLQLLQKMDLHSNMLVGNIPHDLGNLKRLVLLDLSHNFIEGPIPETLSGMEVLEYLIIDNNPIKERVPLFIGKLNKLKSLSLSGCELNGPLPNIFFSLKNLTAISLGNNRLSGPVPKVLGLLPNLDQLNISYNNLSGVLELPEYFITKLGKRLDVRGNNELCTSDDDDQPNRKKNFSSYLGIPSCFTMVPRTANSFAAGPVENPSGIKPSWYNNIISSCPSLLQGDLRVILFTLGLNLVWLPVLSAFI